The genomic DNA GCACAAGCTGGTAGCGATCAAGCTGAAAGAGCAGGGTGTGAAGGCCGGTGTTCCCGATCTGGTATTGCCGATGGCGCGCGGCGGGTACTTCGGGCTGTACATCGAATTCAAGGCCCGGGCGCCGTATGACGCTGCCGTGTCACCGGCCCAGGACGCATACCTTCAGGCGCTTACCGAGCAGGGATACCTGGCCATCGTCTGCCGTGGGCACGTCGACGCCATTGAGGCCATCAGGGCCTACCTACTTCAACCTCAAACCAGGGCGGCTGCATGACCCAGACAATGCTCACTTCATTCAGCGATGCGGAGATTCGCCGCCAGGCCAGCAACGCAGCAGTCCGCGACTTGCGTGACGCGCGATATCCCGGCGTGTACTTCCGCTTCCATCGAAACCGCGATCGCGGCACTTGGTACCTGGTGTCGGGCGGCAAGTGGGACAAGATCGCCGCGTTTCCTCAGCTGCCTGCGAAGGGGTTGATCGTCGCGTTGCCGAAGATCCGCGAGCGTTTGGCCGCCGACCCCAAAGCATCAGCCGCCGCCGGCACGTTGCAGACCGTTGGCGAGCTGCTCGACTGGTTCACCGCCCGCCAAGCCGTTGACCGCAGTCTATCGTCCAAGCGCCGATCAACTAACACCTCGATCATCTCGTGCCACCTGAAACCACGACTCGGCACCCTAGTGGTGGAGGACGTTGACCGGTCGACGCTCGACAAGCTGGTGATGTGGCCGATGCAGGCTGAAATGTCCCTGTCCTACGTCCGTCTGATGTGGGGAGTGCTGGTAGTCGCGTTCCGCCAGGCCGAGAAGCTGCGGCTGATCACCGCCAACCCCATCGCCGGCTTCAAGTTCACTGACTTCACCAAGGCCCGAATCCAGCCCAAGCCGTCACGGTTGCGTGCCGTGCAGCTCGAGGAAGTGATCTGCGAACTGGCCACCGGCTTCGACCAGCATCCACAGGACTGCATGCTGGCCCTGATGATGTTGTGCCACGGGACCCGCGCCGGCGAGACAAGGCAAGCGCAGTGGTCCCACTTCACCTTGGGTGAGCAGGGCGAGTGGTTCATTCCCACCGAGAACACCAAGACCCGCTGCGAGCATCACTTGCCGTTGACCCATCAGGTATG from Pseudomonas tolaasii NCPPB 2192 includes the following:
- a CDS encoding VRR-NUC domain-containing protein, which gives rise to MKPFAVQPFNPAPKRAKAVDREGLEQAALMKEIGLRYPAAAKLIYHVPNGGHRHKLVAIKLKEQGVKAGVPDLVLPMARGGYFGLYIEFKARAPYDAAVSPAQDAYLQALTEQGYLAIVCRGHVDAIEAIRAYLLQPQTRAAA
- a CDS encoding tyrosine-type recombinase/integrase → MTQTMLTSFSDAEIRRQASNAAVRDLRDARYPGVYFRFHRNRDRGTWYLVSGGKWDKIAAFPQLPAKGLIVALPKIRERLAADPKASAAAGTLQTVGELLDWFTARQAVDRSLSSKRRSTNTSIISCHLKPRLGTLVVEDVDRSTLDKLVMWPMQAEMSLSYVRLMWGVLVVAFRQAEKLRLITANPIAGFKFTDFTKARIQPKPSRLRAVQLEEVICELATGFDQHPQDCMLALMMLCHGTRAGETRQAQWSHFTLGEQGEWFIPTENTKTRCEHHLPLTHQVCALLERYRDWQSAKGYKGTYVFPARGRGPISDSQACAVFTRLGKGEWTSHDLRKVARTGWTDLGVDFLIGEMLVNHTLTRNVQTYIHTSAELLKREALVKWHDWLDGKGFNLIHRSTMTRSGNSHNDAEALNGEASSQIQKP